One Psychromonas sp. psych-6C06 DNA window includes the following coding sequences:
- a CDS encoding ABC transporter transmembrane domain-containing protein yields MQALELKKSSLFMKVLMPSLLINLLSLAVPLTVLQIYDRILPNQSYGTASLLIAGAFIALLMEAFLRFVRAWLLAAAASNTEKITYSSLLQKINLTANDQLNNLGRDGVSKSFNAVARVKEWYSGGVLVGLIDLPFAIIFLGLVYYIGGVLVLVPITVWLITLLIVYIASMQAKQLSEQSAANELQSRTFLNVALNTLQGIKRQAIESRIFQQFKSRNEQRFTSKIAEERKNALAQECIQLAALATSVILVIVGSLWVLSGDLTSGGLAACSILSGRAVAPLSALMGIRIRLNSMHSAKQAIEALHSLPTQAKINNVIAPNSQIQLKEISLANGTEQFSLEQMWLNPGDIVLLESQYSDLESHFLASLAGAGDSLSGSICIDDNPDSLKTLFASSAFCPANAQLISGSILDNLCGFDVNNTNAAIDFSKRLGLHNIITQLSEGLETKIGHSHSVPFSMGSIKRVALVAQLARPLPLVLLERPDVALDIESVNQLADTLSEEAKQGRIIVMVTYHPQLIALATKKLRIKQSNKGEVNE; encoded by the coding sequence ATGCAAGCATTAGAACTCAAAAAGTCATCGTTATTTATGAAAGTATTGATGCCTTCTTTACTGATCAATCTTCTCTCTCTAGCTGTACCGTTAACGGTTTTACAAATCTATGATCGTATCTTACCTAATCAAAGTTATGGTACGGCTAGCTTATTGATTGCGGGTGCTTTTATCGCCTTGTTAATGGAAGCGTTTTTACGCTTTGTGCGCGCTTGGTTATTAGCGGCTGCTGCGAGCAATACAGAGAAAATAACTTACTCTTCCCTATTACAAAAAATTAACCTTACCGCTAATGATCAACTGAACAATTTAGGTCGAGATGGGGTGTCTAAAAGTTTTAACGCTGTCGCCAGAGTCAAAGAGTGGTATTCAGGTGGGGTGTTGGTCGGGCTTATCGATCTCCCCTTTGCGATTATCTTTTTAGGCTTAGTTTATTATATTGGTGGCGTGTTGGTGCTTGTCCCGATCACTGTCTGGTTAATTACCTTGTTGATTGTATACATTGCGTCGATGCAAGCTAAGCAACTCAGTGAACAAAGCGCGGCTAATGAATTACAGAGCCGTACTTTTCTGAACGTTGCATTAAATACATTGCAAGGCATCAAACGTCAAGCGATTGAATCGCGCATTTTTCAACAGTTCAAATCCAGAAATGAACAACGATTTACCAGTAAAATTGCAGAAGAGCGTAAAAATGCATTGGCGCAGGAGTGCATCCAACTTGCGGCACTAGCGACCTCGGTTATCTTAGTGATAGTCGGTAGCTTGTGGGTCTTAAGCGGTGACCTGACCAGTGGTGGCCTAGCGGCTTGTTCAATTTTATCTGGACGTGCTGTTGCGCCTTTAAGTGCACTGATGGGGATCCGCATCAGGTTAAATAGTATGCATAGTGCGAAACAAGCTATTGAAGCACTTCATTCATTACCAACGCAGGCGAAAATAAACAATGTCATCGCACCGAATAGCCAAATTCAATTAAAAGAGATTTCATTAGCCAATGGTACGGAGCAATTCAGTTTAGAGCAGATGTGGCTAAATCCGGGAGATATTGTCTTATTAGAAAGTCAATATTCTGATTTAGAAAGCCACTTTTTAGCAAGTTTAGCTGGAGCTGGGGATAGCTTAAGTGGATCAATCTGCATTGATGATAATCCTGATAGCCTGAAAACATTATTTGCCAGTAGTGCTTTTTGCCCTGCAAACGCGCAATTAATTTCGGGGTCAATTCTGGATAACTTATGTGGTTTTGATGTTAATAATACCAATGCAGCAATCGATTTCAGTAAGCGGTTAGGGCTTCATAATATAATCACCCAATTATCTGAAGGCCTTGAAACTAAAATAGGACATAGCCATTCAGTTCCCTTTAGCATGGGCAGTATTAAGCGCGTTGCTTTAGTCGCACAGTTAGCAAGGCCATTACCACTTGTTTTGTTAGAACGTCCTGATGTTGCTTTAGATATTGAAAGTGTCAATCAACTAGCTGACACATTAAGTGAAGAGGCTAAGCAAGGCAGAATCATTGTAATGGTTACTTACCATCCACAGCTTATTGCGTTAGCGACAAAAAAACTTCGAATTAAGCAGTCAAATAAGGGGGAAGTGAATGAGTAA
- the udk gene encoding uridine kinase: MNTKDCVIIAIAGASASGKSLIANTIYNELCAELGTEQIGIVSEDAYYKNQSHLSMEQRVLTNYDHPKAFDHDLLCDHLKALKNKQSVDIPVYSYTEHTRLNETIKLSPKKIIILEGILLLTDASVREQLDASIFIDTPLDICLMRRLKRDIEERGRSMESVIEQYTATVRPMFLQFIEPSKQHADLIVPRGGKNRIAADLLKSRIRCLLG; encoded by the coding sequence TTGAATACTAAAGATTGTGTGATTATTGCGATTGCAGGAGCATCTGCATCTGGTAAAAGTCTGATTGCAAATACTATTTACAATGAGTTGTGTGCAGAGCTTGGCACTGAGCAGATAGGTATTGTCTCCGAAGATGCCTATTACAAAAATCAATCGCACCTTTCAATGGAGCAACGTGTTTTAACGAATTATGATCACCCTAAAGCGTTTGATCATGATCTGCTTTGCGATCATTTAAAAGCACTTAAAAATAAGCAGTCGGTAGATATTCCTGTTTATAGTTACACTGAACATACCCGTTTAAATGAAACAATAAAGTTATCTCCAAAGAAAATTATTATTTTAGAAGGAATATTGCTTCTAACTGATGCCAGTGTTCGTGAGCAGCTAGATGCAAGTATTTTTATAGATACACCACTTGATATCTGTTTAATGCGTCGCCTAAAACGTGATATTGAAGAGCGTGGTCGAAGTATGGAATCGGTTATTGAACAATACACCGCGACGGTGCGCCCAATGTTCCTGCAGTTTATTGAGCCTTCCAAGCAACATGCTGATCTGATCGTTCCGCGTGGTGGCAAAAACCGTATTGCTGCCGATTTACTTAAATCGCGCATTCGCTGTTTATTGGGGTGA
- a CDS encoding EAL domain-containing protein, whose protein sequence is MQLASTFKSGQQFTWQFNLSNKIFNCDPLLPPFLGFEATKKISLGQFFSRFESHQASVISQAFKEVIASQTRFDTQTLINSAEHRYIVDFSIFLNESNPHIVEGSLCYVQPFPSIDLESKFLKEVFLQADNARMLATSDHRVVMANKTFCAETGYKEHELVGQSTRIIKSGQYEPEFYAKLWETVDTTKHWRGELLAKNKQGEVYARDMRLQRFDMEDGCHFYFASSVKLDIPSSQLDLQAPGDHPSNVPDKDSYVQALQKAFKTLSSDQTIVVATFKIKWLQKISEFTESWLILQRFQLSKQQGTLGEISKGIYSIFWAEDKNPDKIDGLLRNLLKIFSDGFDESGFDLFSSVNIGVSILSVDAKKPAQLIAHSMQTLIANPAKDYSSVYYFDPRLSKRFDRNQVLASLLKNALKEKKVEVYYQPIVAIPSLQIEEFEALFRINLDTDLDYDTQELIGIAETYNWIDEIDAMVTKVALASLPKIQQHYQNDNIAMAINRSLANDRVTHCCLQDTIAILLDSKADLSKVTIELTESAVFDNFDQQKQWVEALQKQGAKVAIDDFGTGYSSFAYLHNLSVDYIKIDRSFVTGLTLESNEYTMIEMLCKLAHKMGAKVIAEGVETVDDFRLLSRAKVDLLQGYLFSRPMSLETLLASPITPYSETLATSVYEIYQPTLRDICCKEFTVVEFDERLSSIKKRFENCEDQHFIILDNKQCAGVLCREDYHAAVSPYIGTKGEQKRDLLTLSKRAHQIMRKDFFCLHIDAPIEKALHFFAQHPSDVIIINNYNNTCLGITTAQALLTYQLSESEKADH, encoded by the coding sequence ATGCAATTAGCTAGTACATTTAAATCAGGCCAACAGTTTACTTGGCAGTTCAATTTATCGAACAAGATATTTAATTGTGATCCTTTGCTACCTCCCTTTTTAGGTTTTGAAGCGACTAAAAAAATATCATTAGGGCAATTTTTTAGTCGCTTTGAATCGCATCAAGCAAGCGTTATCAGTCAAGCCTTTAAAGAGGTTATTGCTTCTCAAACACGCTTTGATACTCAAACATTAATTAATAGCGCTGAGCATCGTTATATTGTAGATTTTTCAATTTTCTTAAATGAATCTAATCCTCATATTGTTGAAGGATCACTTTGTTATGTGCAACCTTTCCCAAGTATTGATTTGGAAAGTAAGTTTTTAAAAGAGGTTTTTTTACAAGCAGATAATGCACGTATGTTAGCAACCAGTGATCACCGTGTAGTTATGGCTAATAAAACTTTCTGTGCTGAAACGGGTTATAAAGAGCATGAGTTGGTAGGCCAAAGCACTCGAATCATCAAATCTGGTCAATATGAGCCAGAATTTTATGCAAAACTATGGGAGACCGTTGATACCACTAAGCATTGGCGCGGGGAGCTACTAGCAAAAAATAAGCAAGGGGAAGTATATGCGCGCGATATGCGCTTACAGCGTTTTGATATGGAAGATGGTTGTCATTTTTACTTTGCTAGTAGCGTCAAACTAGACATCCCTTCATCACAGTTAGATCTCCAAGCACCCGGAGATCACCCTTCAAATGTGCCTGATAAAGATAGTTATGTACAAGCATTACAAAAAGCTTTTAAAACGCTGAGTAGCGACCAGACTATTGTGGTTGCCACTTTTAAAATTAAATGGTTACAAAAAATAAGTGAGTTTACGGAAAGTTGGTTGATATTGCAGCGGTTTCAACTTTCAAAACAACAAGGTACATTGGGGGAAATTAGCAAAGGGATATATTCTATTTTCTGGGCTGAAGATAAAAACCCCGATAAAATAGACGGCTTATTACGAAATTTATTAAAAATATTTAGTGATGGTTTTGATGAAAGTGGCTTTGATCTTTTTTCGAGTGTGAATATTGGTGTTTCCATTCTCTCTGTTGATGCTAAAAAGCCTGCACAGTTGATCGCGCATAGTATGCAAACATTAATTGCAAACCCTGCTAAGGATTACTCATCAGTATATTATTTTGACCCTCGATTATCTAAACGTTTTGATCGCAACCAAGTACTGGCTAGCTTATTAAAAAATGCGCTAAAAGAAAAGAAAGTAGAGGTTTACTATCAGCCTATTGTTGCGATCCCATCGTTGCAAATTGAAGAATTTGAAGCTCTATTTCGAATCAATTTAGATACTGATTTAGATTACGATACGCAAGAGCTTATTGGCATTGCTGAAACCTATAATTGGATTGATGAAATTGATGCCATGGTGACTAAAGTAGCTTTGGCCTCTTTGCCTAAAATTCAACAACATTATCAGAATGATAACATTGCTATGGCGATTAATCGTTCGTTAGCTAACGACAGAGTCACTCATTGTTGCTTACAGGACACGATTGCTATTTTACTTGATTCTAAGGCAGATCTTAGCAAAGTAACGATAGAGTTAACTGAGTCAGCTGTTTTTGATAATTTTGATCAACAAAAGCAATGGGTTGAAGCACTTCAAAAACAGGGGGCTAAGGTTGCTATTGATGACTTTGGTACTGGTTACTCTTCCTTTGCTTACCTGCACAATTTATCGGTAGATTATATCAAGATTGATCGCTCATTTGTTACTGGTTTAACCTTAGAGAGTAATGAATATACAATGATTGAAATGCTCTGCAAACTTGCCCATAAAATGGGGGCAAAAGTAATTGCAGAGGGCGTTGAAACAGTTGACGACTTTAGGTTACTGTCTCGAGCAAAGGTCGATTTATTACAGGGATACCTATTTAGTCGTCCTATGAGCTTAGAGACGTTATTAGCGTCGCCAATCACACCCTATTCTGAAACGCTTGCAACGAGTGTTTATGAGATCTATCAACCGACACTGCGTGATATTTGTTGTAAAGAGTTTACGGTCGTTGAGTTTGATGAGCGCCTTTCAAGCATTAAAAAGCGTTTTGAAAATTGTGAGGATCAACATTTTATTATTCTCGATAATAAACAGTGTGCGGGAGTATTATGCCGTGAGGATTATCATGCGGCTGTCAGTCCTTATATTGGCACTAAAGGAGAACAAAAAAGAGATTTGCTTACCTTAAGTAAGCGTGCGCATCAAATTATGCGAAAAGATTTTTTCTGTTTACACATTGATGCCCCCATCGAAAAAGCGCTACATTTTTTTGCGCAGCACCCCTCAGATGTGATCATTATTAATAACTACAACAATACCTGCTTAGGCATTACAACAGCACAAGCTTTACTAACGTATCAACTATCAGAAAGTGAAAAAGCAGACCATTAA
- a CDS encoding SEC-C metal-binding domain-containing protein, with product MRGSGKKFKKCCANH from the coding sequence CTGCGCGGTAGCGGTAAAAAATTTAAAAAATGTTGCGCTAATCATTAG
- the purU gene encoding formyltetrahydrofolate deformylase, translated as MEKKILLTDCPDSKGLIAQITNICQKHQLNIVKNNEFVDHQYGRFFMRTEVEGYFNDETLLADLDYSLPKGSHRSLISARKKRIVILVTKEAHCIGDILMKSTYGGIDVEIAAVIGNHSVLEDLVSKFNIPYHTVSHEGLTREEHEQKMLDTIAPYTPDYVILAKYIRILTPNFVEQYENKIINIHHSFLPAFIGAKPYQQAFDRGVKIIGATAHFVNNALDEGPIITQDVAHIDHAYSAADLAKAGRDVERSVLSRALQQVLDDKVFVYANRTVVFK; from the coding sequence ATGGAAAAGAAAATACTATTGACCGATTGCCCAGATAGCAAAGGTCTGATTGCACAAATTACTAATATTTGTCAAAAGCATCAGTTAAACATCGTCAAGAATAACGAGTTCGTAGATCATCAATATGGTCGTTTTTTTATGCGCACAGAAGTAGAGGGTTATTTTAATGATGAAACCTTACTTGCTGACTTAGATTACAGCTTACCTAAGGGCTCACATCGTTCACTTATTTCAGCAAGAAAAAAACGAATTGTAATCTTAGTAACAAAAGAAGCACACTGTATTGGTGATATTTTAATGAAGAGTACCTATGGTGGTATCGATGTTGAAATTGCAGCAGTTATTGGTAACCATAGCGTACTAGAAGATTTGGTGAGCAAGTTTAATATCCCTTATCATACAGTGAGCCATGAAGGTTTAACACGCGAAGAACACGAACAAAAAATGTTAGATACTATTGCTCCTTACACGCCTGATTATGTTATTTTAGCTAAGTATATTCGTATATTGACGCCTAATTTTGTAGAGCAATACGAAAACAAAATTATTAACATTCATCACTCATTTTTACCTGCTTTTATCGGTGCTAAGCCTTATCAGCAAGCATTCGATCGCGGTGTAAAAATCATTGGTGCGACTGCGCATTTTGTTAATAACGCACTCGATGAAGGACCTATTATCACTCAAGATGTCGCACATATTGACCATGCTTACAGCGCGGCTGACTTAGCAAAAGCAGGTCGTGATGTTGAGCGCTCAGTCTTAAGCCGAGCACTACAACAAGTACTTGATGATAAAGTTTTTGTTTATGCAAACCGTACCGTTGTATTCAAGTAA
- a CDS encoding phaC PHA synthase encodes MKKLLIASTLLASTAAFAEEAPVMFSTIDFNAPAAESVKGARLTVLHGKVDELTGVDFALLGMSETNKTTGVNLGIWGAAKVNQDMTGASLGLFNWIPGQTTGLNLGTVNITGDVKGANLGFVNYSEGNTVFDWAAVSVSDSSTVQLGFVNVTKEIRGVQIGILNCADNGFFKCFPIVNFAK; translated from the coding sequence ATGAAAAAATTACTTATAGCTTCAACTCTATTAGCTTCAACAGCAGCTTTTGCAGAAGAAGCACCGGTTATGTTTTCTACAATCGATTTTAATGCACCAGCTGCAGAATCAGTTAAAGGCGCTCGCTTAACGGTATTACACGGCAAGGTTGATGAGCTAACAGGCGTAGATTTTGCTCTCTTGGGAATGTCAGAAACAAACAAGACAACAGGTGTTAACTTAGGTATTTGGGGTGCTGCAAAAGTAAACCAAGATATGACAGGTGCATCATTAGGTCTGTTCAACTGGATACCAGGACAAACTACAGGTTTAAACCTGGGTACAGTTAATATCACTGGCGATGTTAAAGGCGCAAACCTTGGTTTTGTAAACTATTCAGAAGGTAACACCGTTTTTGACTGGGCTGCGGTTAGTGTTTCAGATTCATCAACGGTTCAACTAGGTTTTGTTAACGTTACTAAAGAGATACGTGGCGTTCAGATCGGTATTTTAAACTGTGCAGACAATGGTTTCTTTAAATGTTTCCCAATTGTTAACTTTGCAAAGTAA
- a CDS encoding site-2 protease family protein, with translation MLRLEGSMAGWQQLYWGDTVVAVKHASADNEGPYRHEFELVSQIPQSTETKTTTIRLEIDLQWQPFNLKYQLFNGQELLTEGSRNTKDIEQQVPVTPVEVQRKISLVGIASLGFKLLKSAKVIKVVLAGASVAAYSWLFSLQFALALIACLVFHEYGHIKAMKHFGMKTKGIYLIPFMGGLAMSDEKINTRWQDVVISIMGPCFGLFMSVASLIAYWLTGESFFAGLAAFNALLNLFNLLPILPLDGGHILKSISFSMNSTTGLFACIAGAGIGVYLSYSLGLALLGFLLLIGSLEIVFEWKTRHQSHLLPLDRYGQIFSALWYFLTVGALIAIIWYFASSGDEILALPLKILQS, from the coding sequence ATGCTTCGCCTTGAGGGCTCTATGGCCGGTTGGCAACAGCTCTATTGGGGTGACACCGTTGTTGCAGTGAAACATGCTAGTGCAGATAATGAAGGCCCTTATCGTCATGAGTTTGAATTAGTCAGTCAAATCCCACAAAGTACAGAAACTAAGACAACCACTATTCGTCTTGAAATTGACCTGCAATGGCAACCTTTTAACTTAAAATACCAACTATTTAATGGGCAAGAGTTGCTTACAGAAGGTAGCCGAAATACTAAAGATATAGAACAACAAGTTCCAGTTACTCCCGTTGAAGTTCAACGTAAAATTAGTTTAGTCGGCATTGCCTCACTGGGCTTTAAACTACTCAAAAGCGCAAAAGTGATTAAAGTGGTGCTCGCAGGAGCGAGTGTGGCTGCATATTCATGGCTATTTTCTTTACAATTTGCACTCGCCCTAATCGCTTGTTTGGTGTTTCACGAGTATGGCCATATTAAAGCGATGAAACATTTTGGAATGAAAACCAAGGGTATTTATCTGATCCCATTTATGGGTGGATTGGCAATGAGTGATGAAAAAATCAATACTCGTTGGCAAGATGTTGTTATCTCTATCATGGGCCCCTGTTTTGGATTGTTCATGTCGGTTGCATCGCTGATTGCCTATTGGCTGACTGGTGAGTCATTTTTTGCTGGTCTAGCGGCTTTCAATGCACTACTTAACCTATTTAACTTATTACCAATTTTACCTCTTGATGGTGGCCATATTCTTAAAAGTATCAGCTTTTCTATGAATAGCACAACTGGGCTTTTCGCGTGTATTGCAGGGGCAGGAATTGGGGTGTATTTAAGCTATAGTTTAGGCTTAGCCTTACTAGGTTTTCTGTTATTAATCGGTAGCCTTGAGATAGTCTTTGAATGGAAAACACGACATCAAAGCCATTTATTACCGCTAGACAGATACGGACAAATTTTTTCCGCGCTATGGTATTTTTTGACTGTCGGTGCCTTAATTGCAATTATCTGGTACTTCGCAAGTAGTGGTGATGAGATATTGGCTTTACCGCTTAAAATCCTGCAAAGTTAG
- a CDS encoding alkaline phosphatase D family protein: protein MKQSLPLILAGPIIRKVSASQISIWLTTSERLEGYTTFNCGQDKYDFEINDNQGIQLGKHAWVYLLQCEQTFPLNSVIYYDISTQHGTLSRLLPELLYPGNDQFSLIIKDQADYILHGSCRNPHYPSKDSLVVANQKLKKSEIIDRPSMLMMSGDQIYADDVAGPMLVAIQQIIKQLGLFEEHLPDDKLSHCSALYNDAYNLYHRDKILPHYTDTTNFLSRVNLYRSRPIFSASEHQNHLITFAEFFVMYLLVWSPTLWECVTLPETVPDLNSKWQQRWQKEKPIIEQFVEGLVEVQQLFAHLPTYMIFDDHDITDDWNLTIGWENAVNGHPLASQVIGNGLMSYFLCQGWGNNPEQFDDEFIGHFRELYSDYQHQQHCDLMWQLQRFEQWHYSIATTPKVVVLDTRTRRWRSESNTNKPSGLMDWEALLDLQHELIEQEAIIIVSAAPVFGVKFIEALQKAMTVLGQPLVIDAENWMAHAGSANTLLNILTHPKTPQNFVILSGDVHYSFAYDIKLRHSKSSPDIYQITCSGFKNEFPNALLRVCDFLDRILYSPHSPLNWLTKRKNLLISKRDHNGVNHNKLVNKSAIGELRLDSDGKPEQVSILTAEGENIHFIPR, encoded by the coding sequence ATGAAACAGAGCTTACCTTTAATTCTAGCTGGACCAATAATAAGAAAAGTCAGTGCTAGCCAGATTAGTATATGGCTCACCACTTCAGAGCGCCTTGAAGGATATACGACTTTTAATTGTGGTCAGGATAAATATGACTTTGAAATCAATGATAATCAGGGCATTCAGTTAGGTAAACATGCATGGGTTTATTTATTACAATGCGAACAAACGTTTCCACTCAATAGTGTTATTTATTACGATATCTCGACGCAACATGGCACATTATCGCGTTTATTACCTGAGCTTCTTTACCCAGGAAATGACCAGTTTTCTTTGATTATTAAAGATCAGGCTGACTATATATTGCATGGCTCTTGTCGAAACCCGCACTATCCTAGTAAAGATAGTTTAGTGGTCGCCAATCAAAAATTGAAAAAAAGTGAGATTATAGATCGTCCAAGCATGTTGATGATGAGCGGTGATCAGATATACGCAGATGATGTTGCTGGGCCAATGCTGGTGGCAATTCAGCAGATTATTAAACAGTTAGGCTTATTTGAGGAACATTTGCCTGATGATAAACTCAGTCATTGTTCGGCACTTTATAACGATGCCTACAACTTGTATCATCGCGATAAAATTTTACCTCATTACACTGATACGACTAATTTCTTGTCACGGGTTAACCTGTATCGTTCACGCCCTATTTTTAGCGCGAGCGAACACCAAAATCACCTTATCACCTTTGCTGAGTTTTTTGTTATGTATCTGTTGGTTTGGTCGCCAACGCTTTGGGAGTGTGTGACACTCCCAGAGACAGTGCCTGATCTGAATAGCAAATGGCAACAGCGATGGCAAAAAGAGAAGCCGATTATTGAACAATTTGTTGAAGGGTTAGTAGAAGTGCAACAATTATTTGCACACCTTCCTACCTATATGATTTTTGATGATCATGATATCACCGATGATTGGAATTTAACCATAGGCTGGGAAAATGCTGTGAATGGTCACCCATTAGCTTCCCAGGTTATTGGTAATGGATTAATGAGTTACTTTTTGTGTCAAGGTTGGGGAAATAACCCCGAACAGTTTGATGATGAGTTTATAGGTCATTTCCGTGAACTATATAGTGACTATCAGCATCAACAGCATTGCGACTTGATGTGGCAACTACAACGCTTTGAACAATGGCATTATAGTATTGCTACAACACCCAAAGTGGTTGTCTTAGATACACGAACTCGTCGTTGGAGATCTGAGTCAAATACCAATAAACCTTCAGGGCTGATGGATTGGGAAGCGCTATTGGATTTACAACATGAATTAATTGAGCAAGAGGCGATTATCATTGTTTCTGCTGCTCCTGTTTTTGGTGTTAAGTTTATAGAAGCTTTACAAAAGGCAATGACGGTACTTGGCCAACCTTTAGTTATAGATGCTGAAAACTGGATGGCGCATGCAGGCTCAGCAAATACGCTATTAAATATTCTCACCCATCCTAAAACACCGCAAAATTTTGTTATTTTATCAGGTGACGTGCATTACTCCTTTGCTTATGACATTAAATTACGCCACAGTAAATCTAGTCCCGATATCTATCAAATTACCTGTAGTGGATTCAAAAATGAATTTCCGAATGCATTACTGCGAGTGTGTGACTTTTTGGATAGGATCCTTTACAGCCCTCATTCACCATTAAACTGGTTAACTAAGCGAAAAAATTTATTAATTTCTAAACGAGATCATAATGGTGTTAATCACAATAAATTGGTCAATAAAAGTGCGATAGGAGAGTTACGCCTTGATAGTGACGGTAAACCTGAGCAGGTTTCTATTTTAACTGCAGAAGGGGAAAATATTCACTTTATTCCTCGTTAG
- a CDS encoding EAL domain-containing protein — MEQSEFDCSRKFCDNCKDTQTLDFDFTMAFQPIVNCKSNNIFGYEALVRGLNNESAYSIISQVNDENRYLFDQLCRVKAIALAAKLEINAMLSINFLPNAIYKPERCIRTTLDAAKKHQFPASRIMFEFTEVEKIEDCEHVKNIVACYQSMGFKTAIDDFGSGYSGLNLLADFQTDIVKLDMALIRNIDADITRQSIIGHSLRIFDDLDITALAEGIETHEEYLWLKKAGVELMQGYYFAKPGFECLPAVNFNV; from the coding sequence ATGGAACAGAGTGAGTTCGACTGTAGTAGAAAATTTTGTGACAACTGCAAGGATACTCAAACGCTAGACTTTGATTTCACAATGGCATTTCAGCCAATTGTTAACTGTAAAAGTAACAATATTTTTGGTTATGAAGCCTTAGTCAGAGGCCTAAATAATGAATCAGCATATTCAATTATTTCACAAGTAAATGATGAAAATCGTTATCTTTTTGATCAACTCTGTCGTGTCAAAGCGATTGCTTTAGCTGCAAAGCTAGAAATTAATGCAATGTTAAGTATCAACTTCTTACCCAATGCAATTTATAAACCTGAGCGTTGTATCAGAACAACACTTGATGCCGCTAAAAAACATCAATTCCCAGCATCAAGGATTATGTTTGAATTTACTGAGGTTGAAAAAATTGAAGACTGTGAGCATGTAAAGAATATTGTCGCGTGTTACCAATCGATGGGATTTAAAACGGCCATAGATGATTTTGGCTCTGGTTATTCTGGGCTTAATTTATTAGCTGATTTTCAAACAGATATTGTAAAGCTTGATATGGCATTAATTCGTAATATTGATGCAGATATTACAAGGCAATCAATTATTGGTCACTCTTTGAGGATTTTCGACGATTTAGACATAACGGCGTTAGCTGAGGGGATAGAAACCCATGAAGAGTATTTATGGTTAAAAAAAGCGGGCGTTGAATTAATGCAAGGATATTACTTTGCCAAACCTGGTTTTGAATGCTTACCGGCAGTAAATTTTAATGTTTAA